The genomic DNA GAAGGATGAATATTAATAATTTTGTTAGGATATTTTGATATGATTTCTTTGGTCAAAATTCCTAGATACCCTGCCAAAATTATATAATCAATGTGATATTCATCTAAAACCTCTATAATTTTTTTATCACGTTCAACAGCATTATTGAAATCTTTTAACAACAATTCGACGACAGGTATATTTCTTGATTTTGCCCTAATACTTGCGCCTGTGTTTTTTGCCGAAGTGATTAACAAGACGACTTCACCGTTAATCTTGCCTTGGTCTATATCGTCCAAAATCGCTTGCATATTGGTACCGTTGCCCGAAGCAAACACGCACAAGCGTTTTTTCATAATCTTATTCCCTGACCTTTTATGGTATGACCTATAATATAAGCTGTCTCTCCCAGCTTTTGGGCACAGTCTACAACTTCATTTGCAATATCTTTTGACACGCAAAGCACCATACCTATACCCATATTAAAGGTATTAAAGATCTCTTCTTTTTTCATTCCGCTTTTTTCCCATAAAAGCTTGAAAATAGGCGGTATCTCAAAAGAATTTATATCAATCTCGGCACCTATATTTTCAGGAAAAATTC from Clostridia bacterium includes the following:
- a CDS encoding formyltransferase family protein; this translates as MKKRLCVFASGNGTNMQAILDDIDQGKINGEVVLLITSAKNTGASIRAKSRNIPVVELLLKDFNNAVERDKKIIEVLDEYHIDYIILAGYLGILTKEIISKYPNKIINIHPS